Genomic segment of Nitrososphaerota archaeon:
AAGACAGCAGCTTGATTCCTATGCACATTTCAAGAGTATATAGAGCCCTCTCCTAGTATTTTTAGCACGCGTGCGTGCACCTCGAAGCATTGCAAATATCGCTAAACAGGACCTGCATCACGACACAAACCGAAACTTACGATGCAAGGAACCAATTTATGCAAACGAAACTTTCCGCTAACTCAATAAATTGCACGTAACCGGTCGGCATCAAAATCATCGAAACGACGTCTAGGAACTTATTTTAATGCGGTTGTTTTCCTATACTTCAAATGGAGACCTCAGCCTTTGCGCCAGCGCATATCACAGGCCTTGTCATACCAGACGAGATATCAAGTGATCCTCTCCACGCAGGATCTAAAGGCATCGGTTTCTCAATACAAGAAGGCGTAACCACCAAGGTCAAAGCTCAGCATGGCACAGGCGAAGAAGTCAAGGTTAGGATTAACGGGAAACCAGCGCCTGACGCCAAAGTCTCCATAGAAGCAGCCAAAACAATCCTAAGGAGAGCAGGCGGCAAGAAGTATAATCTCACCATAGAACATCTAGTACAGGTTCCTATTGGCGTCGGTTTCGGAACCAGCGGAGCAGCGGCGCTGAGCCTCACGTTAGCTGTGAACAAAGCACTTGATCTAGGTCTTTCAACAGTTGAGGCGGCGCAGGCAGCGCATGTGGCTGAGGTCGCCTGCAGAACTGGTTTAGGAACTGTTTTAGCTGAGCTCCACGGAGGTTTTGAGATAAGGGTCGCGCCCGGCGCCCCCGGCATCGGCGAACTCATCCATATCCCGCTGAATAGAGAGTACTCGGTAGTTTTCTTAACATTCGGCGCGTTATCGACAGGCAAGATGCTGGACTCTTTGGAACAGAGACACGAAGCATACACGTTAGCTGAAAATCTTCTTACTGGCTTCATGCAGAAACGCTCAGTCGAGAACTTTCTCTACGTTTCGAACCAGTTCTCACGTTTCCTAGCATTAAACGACAAGTTGGAGCGAGTCTTAACTACGACTGAGGGTGCAGGCTTCATCTGCGGAGTCGCATTGTTCGGTCAGACAGTGTTTACCATCGTGAAACCTGAAGAGACAGTAGAAGTTGAGCGAACCTTTAAGCGGCTGATGACAAAAGGCGCTAAGATATTGATTACCCGGATAAGTGATCAGGGAGCAAGGGTGCTCTAGAGCATTGGAGATACCTAAATCACATCCACGAGCAGAGTCACTTAGAATACGCGAAGCATTGAAAAAAGGGTTTGAAGAAGGTCTAGTAGTCGAACAGGGGCTTATGGCTCATGGGAGAGGAGAAGCCTTCGACTACCTGCTCGGCGAAAAAACTACCCCAATAGCTATTGATGCAATCAAGGCCGCCGCAGCCACCCTGCTGCTCGCAGAGAAACCGGTCATTTCGGTCAACGGCAACGTCGCAGCCCTAACCCCGAAGGAGGTTGTACAGTTGGCTTATGCGGCTGGAGCCAAGATCGAGGTGAACCTCTTCTACAGGACGCATCAGCGGGAGAAAGCGATTGAAAAGCAGCTTAAAGCAGCCGGTGCCCGCGAAGTACTCGGAGTGAATCCCTCGGCAACGGCTGAGCTACCGGGGTTGGAGAGCCTGCGCCGCAAAGTAGATCAAAATGGGATAATGGTGGCTGACGTGGTGCTGGTTCCGCTTGAAGACGGAGACCGAACAGAGGCCTTGAGAAGACTCGGCAAGACAGTTATCGCCATCGATTTGAACCCGTTCTCCCGAACCGCTCAAACCGCCTCTGTAACCATCGTAGATAATTTGGTGAGAGCTATGCCGCTTCTCATGAAAGAGGTTAGTAGGCTCCGTGGGGAAAAGCTTGATAGCCTCCTAAGGATTGTTGATCGATTTGACAACAGGGCTAATTTGGGAAAATGTATAAGTTACATTGCTGAGAGGCTCATGCATATTTCGAAATCGACAGGAAAAGTGAGTGATAGTAGCAATGGTGAACAGTAAGGTCACGGTCTCGGAAATCCTAAAGATGAAGAGGGAGAAGCGGAGAATCACCTGCATAACCTCTTACGACTACACTACCGCCAACTTAGCTGAGAAGGCAGGAATAGACCTAATTCTTGTCGGAGACTCAGCAGGCATGGTTGTCTTCGGCTACAACACCACCACCCCGGTAACAATGGATGAAATGATTCTCATCACCAAAGCAGTGACGAGGGGGAACAAACGCTCCCTGATAGTAGGTGACATGCCCTTCATGTCCTACCAAGCGAGCGACGAAGACGCAGTTAGAAACGCTGGACGCTTCATCAAGGAAGGCGGTGTAGACGCAGTTAAGATTGAGGGGGGGCTGAGAATGAAGAGCAGGGTTGAAGCGCTCATCCGCGCAGACATACCTGTAATGGGACACATCGGGCTCACCCCGCAAACCTCACCCCTATGGGGCACCTACCGCGTGCAAGGAAGAACCGAGAAGGATGGAGAAACCGTTCTGAGAGACGCAAAGGCCCTCGAAGAAGCAGGCGCATTCGCAACAGTCCTAGAAATGGTAACCGCGGAAGTATCAAAGATGGTGACCGAGCGATTGAATATCCCGACAATCGGAATCGGCTCAGGTCCCTACTGCGACGGACAGATAATCGTCCTAAACGACATGCTCGGGCTCTACGAAAAGTTCACTCCAAAATTCGTTAAACGATATGCCGAGCTAAGCAAAGAAATACAGAAGGCCCTTGAAAACTACAAAGACGACGTTGTTAACGGCCGCTTCCCCGGAGAGGAACAAACCTTCCACATGAAGGAACTCGACACCAAAACAGCACCACAGCAGCAGCCCACACAAAAGAAACAGGAGCAGCGCTCCTGACAAGGTGGGAAGGAAGGCGTAAGCCGAGTCGACCACTAACATCACCTACAGTGTCACGGTCAACCAAAAAAGACAGATAAGTCGAACCGGCTTCACCAAACTTATTAATCCCCTCTTCAAATCAGCATGCCAAGATGCGGTTCTCCGCTCTTGTGGGCTTGCTAATTCGAGCTGATTAGGAAGAATGGTCTTCATAAGAAAGGTGGAGGCCCGTGGCTTCAAGTCCCTCGGAGATAAAACGGTGGTAGTCAAGTTTGAACCATCGTTCAATGCGATTACAGGCCCGAACGGCTCAGGCAAGTCCAACATTATGGACTCGATTCTTTTCTGCCTCGGGCAGAACAGCCCCAAGAAACTCCGCGTCGACCGGTTAACATCACTAATCTACGACGGCGGCCCAAGCGTCAGGAGACCACAGGCAATCAGAGTCTCCGTCACTTTAGACAATACAAAGAGACAGATACCCATCGACTCCGACACCGTCACCGTCACACGGGAGCTGAGGCAAACCGGCGAAAACATCTATCTGTTGAACGGTAAACGCGTCACCAAAAACGTGATGAATGAAACCCTGAGCATCGCTCTGATATCACCCGAAGGATTAAACTTCGTACCCCAAGGAATCATCACCCGGTTATCCGAGCTTGTACCTGACGAAAAACGCGGGTTAATCGAGGAGAT
This window contains:
- the panB gene encoding 3-methyl-2-oxobutanoate hydroxymethyltransferase, whose product is MVNSKVTVSEILKMKREKRRITCITSYDYTTANLAEKAGIDLILVGDSAGMVVFGYNTTTPVTMDEMILITKAVTRGNKRSLIVGDMPFMSYQASDEDAVRNAGRFIKEGGVDAVKIEGGLRMKSRVEALIRADIPVMGHIGLTPQTSPLWGTYRVQGRTEKDGETVLRDAKALEEAGAFATVLEMVTAEVSKMVTERLNIPTIGIGSGPYCDGQIIVLNDMLGLYEKFTPKFVKRYAELSKEIQKALENYKDDVVNGRFPGEEQTFHMKELDTKTAPQQQPTQKKQEQRS
- a CDS encoding phosphopantothenate/pantothenate synthetase, whose translation is MEIPKSHPRAESLRIREALKKGFEEGLVVEQGLMAHGRGEAFDYLLGEKTTPIAIDAIKAAAATLLLAEKPVISVNGNVAALTPKEVVQLAYAAGAKIEVNLFYRTHQREKAIEKQLKAAGAREVLGVNPSATAELPGLESLRRKVDQNGIMVADVVLVPLEDGDRTEALRRLGKTVIAIDLNPFSRTAQTASVTIVDNLVRAMPLLMKEVSRLRGEKLDSLLRIVDRFDNRANLGKCISYIAERLMHISKSTGKVSDSSNGEQ